One part of the Quercus lobata isolate SW786 chromosome 7, ValleyOak3.0 Primary Assembly, whole genome shotgun sequence genome encodes these proteins:
- the LOC115952589 gene encoding lactosylceramide 4-alpha-galactosyltransferase-like, whose protein sequence is MSTKKMSQKMFDYRLLSRTSKNPIFSTITFAAIFFLIYADSIVSNLSITNPFDLKSNEIIDPPETQKNQETALEFETTFNSTVPSIPTQEKVVEEEDSETQDPLIPPDNVSKDERLMWFRRRLPELEILQSNNLSQKFHGRVLEFLNHGCTVQFYMTWFSTAQSFGKRELLAVDTLFKVHPQGCLMIISNTMDTRRGYRILKPIIDRGFNILAITPDLPFLVKNTPAEAWLEELKSGRKDPGNIPLFNNLSNLIRLAMLYKYGGIYLDTDFIILKDFSGLRNSVGAQSMDPATNTWNRLNGAVMIFDINHPLLIDFMQEFATTFNGNKWGFNGPYLVSRVIERVGNTPGYNITVLPPRAFYAVDWFKIKGLLKKPENEADSQWVEHKLAELNNGETYALHLWNKRSRELKIEEGSVMARLIVDHCVICEHIYDS, encoded by the coding sequence atgtcaacaaaaaaaatgtctcaAAAGATGTTTGATTACAGGCTACTTAGCCGCACATCCAAAAATCCCATCTTCTCCACCATTACATTTGCAGCCATATTCTTTCTCATCTATGCTGACAGCATCGTTTCCAATCTTTCCATTACTAATCCTTTTGACTTGAAAAGCAATGAAATTATTGATCCCCCTGAGACtcaaaaaaaccaagaaacagCACTCGAGTTTGAGACCACTTTTAATAGCACAGTGCCATCAATTCCAACACAAGAGAAggtggttgaagaagaagattcTGAGACTCAGGACCCTCTTATTCCACCAGACAATGTTTCAAAAGATGAAAGACTCATGTGGTTCCGAAGAAGGCTACCGGAGCTAGAGATACTCCAGTCCAACAACCTGTCACAGAAATTTCATGGTCGAGTTTTGGAGTTCCTTAATCATGGTTGCACGGTTCAGTTCTACATGACATGGTTCTCAACAGCACAATCTTTTGGAAAAAGAGAACTCTTGGCTGTGGATACTCTATTCAAAGTGCACCCACAAGGGTGTTTGATGATCATATCAAACACCATGGACACCAGGCGTGGCTACAGGattttaaaaccaataatagACCGTGGTTTCAATATACTAGCAATCACACCTGACTTACCCTTTTTGGTCAAGAACACCCCAGCTGAAGCTTGGTTAGAAGAGTTAAAGAGTGGAAGAAAAGACCCTGGAAATATTCCATTGTTCAACAATTTGTCCAATCTCATCAGGCTAGCCATGTTGTACAAATATGGAGGAATTTACTTAGACACAGATTTCATAATTTTGAAAGACTTTTCAGGGTTGAGAAACTCAGTTGGGGCACAGAGCATGGACCCTGCGACAAACACTTGGAACAGGTTAAATGGTGCAGTTATGATCTTTGACATAAATCATCCACTTCTAATTGATTTCATGCAGGAATTTGCTACAACTTTCAATGGAAATAAATGGGGTTTCAATGGGCCATACTTGGTTTCAAGGGTTATTGAAAGAGTTGGAAACACACCTGGTTACAACATAACTGTCTTGCCCCCCAGGGCCTTTTATGCAGTGGACTGGTTTAAAATAAAAGGGCTTTTAAAGAAGCCTGAGAATGAGGCTGATTCACAATGGGTGGAGCACAAGTTGGCAGAGCTAAATAATGGTGAGACTTATGCACTACACCTATGGAACAAGAGGAGTAGAGAATTGAAAATTGAAGAGGGAAGTGTCATGGCAAGGTTAATCGTAGATCACTGTGTCATTTGTGAACACATTTATGATTCTTGA
- the LOC115952922 gene encoding auxin transporter-like protein 2 — MLPQKQAEEAIVPNFNETEHEGKEEERDEEHSMLSVKNLLWHGGSAWDAWFSCASNQVAQVLLTLPYSFSQLGLLSGILLQVFYGLMGSWTAYLISVLYIEYRSRKEKENVSFKNHVIQWFEVLDGLLGPYWKAVGLAFNCTFLLFGSVIQLIACASNIYYINDRLDKRTWTYIFGACCATTVFIPSFHNYRIWSFLGLGMTTYTAWYLTIASFTHGQAVGVTHSAPTKLVLYFTGATNILYTFGGHAVTVEIMHAMWKPQKFKYIYLIATLYVFTLTIPSASAVYWAFGDELLNHSNAFSMLPKTRFRDAAVILMLIHQFITFGFACTPLYFVWEKVIGMHDTKSICLRALARLPVVIPIWFLAIIFPFFGPINSAVGALLVSFTVYIIPSLAHMLTYRKASARQNAAEKPPIFLPSWTAMYVINSFIVVWVLVIGFGFGGWASMTNFVKQVDTFGLFAKCYQCKPPTPPVAPAPHH, encoded by the exons ATGTTGCCTCAGAAGCAAGCAGAGGAAGCAATAGTTCCCAACTTCAATGAGACAGAACATGAGggcaaagaggaagagagagatgaagaacaTTCTATGCTTAGCGTCAAGAACCTCCTCTGGCATGGCGGCTCTGCCTGGGATGCTTGGTTCAGCTGTGCTTCTAATCAA GTAGCACAAGTGCTTTTGACTCTACCCTATTCGTTCTCTCAACTGGGACTGCTATCAGGCATATTGCTTCAGGTATTCTATGGACTTATGGGAAGCTGGACCGCATATTTGATTAGTGTACTGTACATAGAGTACAGAAGcagaaaggagaaagaaaacGTCAGCTTCAAGAACCATGTCATTCAG TGGTTTGAAGTGCTAGATGGCCTACTGGGTCCGTACTGGAAAGCAGTGGGGCTTGCTTTCAACTGTACTTTCCTCCTATTTGGATCTGTCATTCAGCTTATAGCTTGTGCAAG TAACATTTACTATATCAACGACCGATTGGACAAACGGACTTGGACTTACATATTTGGAGCTTGTTGTGCCACCACAGTGTTCATACCTTCCTTTCATAACTACCGAATTTGGTCATTTCTAGGCCTTGGAATGACCACTTACACTGCCTGGTATTTGACCATAGCTTCTTTTACTCATGGCCAG GCTGTGGGTGTGACACATTCAGCTCCAACAAAGCTAGTGCTATACTTCACCGGAGCTACAAACATACTCTACACTTTTGGTGGCCATGCTGTGACTGT GGAAATTATGCATGCCATGTGGAAGCCACAGAAATTCAAGTACATATACCTAATAGCCACATTATACGTTTTCACACTAACGATTCCGTCAGCCTCTGCCGTTTATTGGGCCTTTGGTGATGAGCTTCTTAACCATTCCAATGCCTTCTCTATGCTACCAAAAACTCGCTTCCGTGATGCCGCCGTTATCTTGATGCTCATCCACCAG TTCATAACATTTGGGTTCGCATGTACTCCATTGTACTTTGTATGGGAGAAGGTGATAGGGATGCATGACACGAAGAGTATTTGTTTGAGAGCACTAGCAAGGCTGCCAGTGGTGATACCAATATGGTTTTTGGCGATAATCTTCCCATTTTTTGGGCCCATAAACTCTGCTGTTGGGGCTCTATTGGTTAGCTTCACTGTCTACATCATCCCCTCTTTAGCTCATATGCTCACCTATAGAAAAGCCTCAGCCAGACAG AATGCGGCAGAGAAACCTCCTATCTTTTTACCAAGCTGGACTGCTATGTATGTGATAAATTCGTTTATAGTGGTGTGGGTTCTAGTGATTGGATTTGGGTTCGGTGGATGGGCCAGCATGACCAACTTTGTCAAGCAAGTTGATACATTTGGGCTCTTTGCCAAGTGCTATCAGTGCAAACCTCCAACACCACCAGTAGCTCCAGCTCCTCATCATTGA